A DNA window from Paenibacillus andongensis contains the following coding sequences:
- a CDS encoding GNAT family N-acetyltransferase has translation MKLMMKTDRMSLVSLDRSSVDLVLDYVVRNRTFLEPWELERNEAYFTKDYQAEQLEQEAMKIEEGQLLKVWLLFEERIVGSIALNNIVRGAFQSCHLGYRMDGKLLNRGLMTEGLKAIIAYAFEEMNLHRIEANIMPRNAASLKVVEKLGFYEEGLALKYLKIHGVWEDHIHMVLRNTAME, from the coding sequence ATGAAACTCATGATGAAGACCGATCGAATGTCTTTAGTTTCATTGGATCGTTCTTCCGTAGATCTGGTTCTGGATTATGTGGTTCGTAATCGAACCTTTCTTGAACCGTGGGAATTAGAGCGCAATGAAGCGTATTTCACGAAGGATTATCAGGCTGAGCAATTGGAACAGGAGGCAATGAAGATCGAGGAAGGTCAGCTGCTTAAGGTATGGCTGCTCTTTGAAGAACGAATTGTGGGGTCAATTGCGCTTAATAACATCGTAAGAGGTGCTTTTCAATCTTGTCATTTGGGATACCGAATGGATGGCAAACTCCTTAATCGGGGTCTCATGACAGAGGGGTTGAAAGCGATTATTGCGTACGCCTTTGAAGAGATGAACCTTCACCGTATTGAAGCCAATATCATGCCTCGAAACGCGGCATCTCTGAAGGTCGTTGAGAAGCTGGGCTTTTATGAAGAAGGCTTAGCGCTCAAATATTTAAAAATTCATGGTGTTTGGGAGGACCATATCCATATGGTACTGCGCAATACAGCGATGGAATAA
- a CDS encoding FtsX-like permease family protein, with amino-acid sequence MSMPMLRFLFRKMWNTRWLTLSTLLGLVMAVAFTTSIPMYADGSLKRVVAKSLEEKSEGLPAGSLLMRYQAVGTERAGLTELNDVNVYIQDEIPKDVGFPLQTYARSYYIKGAQLTPTDGTKADPSKRRQMTLTTLSGLTDQVEWSIGQMASGQVQNGLLEAVVLEEALFRNDLHVGDVFSYSVSGAGGSQLLKVKIVGSFKPKNETSAYWFQGLEGLVNALIIHDDVFMKTLLTEKKIPLQLANWYYAFDLRNIQTSQLSPLENRLERLDINLFQKLKNTKVDVSFKPILTEFKAQSLQMQILLFTLAAPMIAMVFYYIVMNARQSLDRQRGVIAILRSRGGSTKQIVGIYFLEGLLLGAIALLIGPFMGWFMAKSIGSSSGFLTFVDRKSIPVGFTNEALLYGGLAVLIAILASVIPAVLFARSSIVNYKQQLARSDRSPLWQRWFIDIVLLGLVGYGFYLFDQRQVLSVQTGLTTDQLQVHPLLFFVPALSIFALGLFFLRIFPWLLRLFGWLGRKFLPVPLYLTLVQLSRSAKAYYPLMLLLILTLGLGVYNSSAARTIDLNSTERIMYQYGTDVVLQTVWEGFSDDLPKDPNAGKSGGGAQGGGTSGAGGNNGGNGSGGSGAGGGQGQGGPKPGEETPTKIRYVEPPFQMFRDLEGVQAAARVLQMKGNVVVSGKSTGQGMIMGIDNADFAKVAWFRPDLFPAHPNQYLNLLGSYEQAVIIPSNYASKYALKAGDLLSITIGQQPVEFVIVGILPYWPSQYPDQAPFFIANLDYIYDQAPITPYEVWLKMKPEAKVTPIVTALQAKGIELASVKDVRNELIIQKKLPARGGVFGILSLGFLVSVIVSLIGYMLYWFFNLSSRVVQFGVLRAMGLSRKQLTGMLLLEQIFTAGLSIALGIGIGKLTSYFFLPFLQTSQNVKTQVPPFRVVFDSKDTYQLYFVVAFMMITGALLLFLHIRRLRVHQAVKLGEEK; translated from the coding sequence ATGTCCATGCCGATGCTGCGGTTTTTATTTCGGAAAATGTGGAATACCCGCTGGCTAACGCTCAGCACTCTGCTTGGACTAGTGATGGCTGTTGCTTTCACCACGAGCATTCCGATGTATGCCGATGGGTCGCTGAAGCGAGTTGTCGCCAAATCGTTAGAAGAAAAGAGCGAGGGACTTCCAGCTGGCTCGCTGCTCATGCGCTATCAAGCTGTTGGGACAGAACGTGCAGGGCTTACAGAGCTCAATGACGTCAATGTGTATATACAAGATGAAATTCCGAAAGATGTTGGCTTTCCATTACAGACTTATGCAAGAAGCTATTACATCAAAGGAGCGCAACTAACTCCCACAGATGGGACAAAAGCAGACCCTAGTAAACGTCGACAAATGACATTAACAACGCTAAGCGGGCTAACTGATCAGGTCGAATGGTCCATCGGTCAAATGGCTTCTGGGCAAGTGCAGAATGGCCTATTGGAAGCAGTGGTCTTAGAAGAAGCTTTGTTTCGAAACGATCTGCATGTAGGGGATGTGTTCAGCTATTCGGTCTCAGGTGCAGGCGGCAGTCAATTGTTAAAAGTGAAAATCGTTGGTTCCTTTAAACCCAAAAATGAAACGAGTGCTTATTGGTTTCAAGGCTTAGAAGGGTTAGTGAACGCTCTTATAATTCATGACGATGTTTTCATGAAGACGTTGTTAACGGAGAAGAAGATTCCGCTTCAGCTCGCCAATTGGTATTATGCCTTCGATCTGCGGAATATCCAAACCAGTCAATTATCGCCACTTGAGAACCGTTTGGAGCGTCTGGATATCAATTTGTTCCAAAAACTCAAGAATACGAAGGTGGATGTTTCGTTTAAGCCGATTCTTACTGAATTTAAAGCCCAAAGCTTGCAAATGCAGATTTTGTTATTCACATTAGCGGCTCCGATGATTGCGATGGTTTTCTATTACATTGTGATGAATGCCAGACAATCGCTTGACCGACAGCGTGGTGTGATTGCTATCCTGCGAAGCCGTGGAGGCAGTACCAAGCAAATTGTGGGCATATATTTTCTGGAAGGCTTATTGCTTGGAGCGATTGCACTGCTGATTGGCCCCTTTATGGGCTGGTTCATGGCGAAAAGTATCGGCTCATCCAGTGGATTCCTTACGTTCGTTGATCGGAAATCAATTCCTGTTGGCTTCACAAATGAGGCATTGCTCTACGGCGGACTGGCTGTACTGATTGCCATTCTCGCGAGCGTGATTCCTGCTGTCCTATTCGCAAGATCTTCAATCGTCAACTATAAGCAGCAGCTTGCAAGATCAGACCGTTCGCCACTATGGCAGCGTTGGTTCATTGACATTGTACTGTTAGGACTTGTTGGCTACGGCTTTTACTTATTTGATCAACGCCAAGTATTATCCGTCCAAACAGGGCTAACGACTGATCAGTTACAGGTGCATCCGCTGTTGTTTTTCGTTCCAGCACTTTCGATCTTCGCGTTAGGACTTTTCTTTCTGCGCATTTTTCCGTGGCTGCTGCGATTATTTGGCTGGCTTGGACGGAAATTCCTGCCTGTGCCGCTATACTTGACGCTTGTTCAGCTTTCCCGTTCAGCCAAAGCCTACTACCCGCTCATGCTGCTGCTCATTCTTACGCTCGGCCTTGGTGTGTACAATTCTTCGGCTGCACGTACGATTGATCTGAACTCGACAGAGCGGATCATGTATCAATATGGTACCGATGTTGTGCTGCAAACCGTTTGGGAAGGCTTCTCGGACGATCTGCCGAAGGATCCGAACGCAGGGAAAAGCGGCGGCGGTGCTCAAGGAGGAGGAACATCAGGTGCCGGAGGTAATAACGGTGGCAATGGCAGCGGTGGCTCGGGTGCGGGTGGAGGCCAAGGTCAAGGTGGCCCGAAACCTGGAGAGGAGACACCAACCAAGATTCGTTACGTCGAACCGCCATTTCAAATGTTCCGTGATCTAGAGGGCGTTCAGGCTGCGGCCAGAGTTTTGCAGATGAAAGGAAACGTCGTTGTTTCTGGTAAATCAACGGGTCAGGGAATGATTATGGGGATTGATAATGCCGATTTTGCTAAAGTTGCTTGGTTCCGACCCGATTTATTCCCAGCTCATCCGAATCAATACCTGAATTTGCTAGGTAGCTATGAGCAAGCTGTCATCATACCTTCGAATTATGCAAGTAAATATGCGCTTAAAGCGGGTGATCTGCTTTCAATTACCATAGGTCAGCAGCCCGTGGAATTCGTGATTGTTGGTATCCTGCCGTATTGGCCGAGTCAATATCCGGATCAGGCGCCATTTTTCATCGCAAATTTGGATTACATATACGATCAGGCACCTATTACACCCTATGAAGTATGGCTCAAAATGAAACCTGAGGCTAAAGTTACACCAATTGTTACAGCCCTCCAGGCCAAGGGGATTGAGCTAGCTTCCGTGAAGGATGTTCGTAATGAGCTCATTATTCAGAAGAAGCTTCCAGCAAGAGGCGGTGTTTTTGGTATTCTTAGCCTGGGCTTTCTAGTCTCTGTGATCGTGTCCTTAATCGGCTACATGTTGTATTGGTTCTTCAATTTATCCAGCAGAGTTGTACAGTTTGGTGTACTTCGCGCCATGGGACTTTCCCGCAAACAATTGACGGGTATGCTGCTCCTCGAGCAAATCTTTACAGCTGGATTATCCATCGCGCTAGGCATCGGAATTGGTAAATTAACGAGTTATTTCTTCCTGCCTTTCCTTCAAACTTCCCAGAATGTGAAGACGCAGGTGCCGCCTTTCCGAGTTGTTTTCGATTCCAAAGACACTTATCAGCTATATTTCGTGGTTGCTTTCATGATGATAACAGGAGCTCTGCTGTTGTTTTTACACATTAGAAGGCTGCGCGTTCATCAGGCTGTGAAGCTGGGAGAGGAGAAATAG
- a CDS encoding dipeptidase translates to MIETIKNYLNEQRDQHIEELMQFLRIPSISAVAEHQSDINRCAEWTAQSLKQAGLENIEIMATGGHPVVYADWLHAPGKPTVLVYGHYDVQPAEPLELWNTPPFEPVIQDGKLFGRGSTDDKGQLLLYAKVIEAFLRTHGSLPVNVKFCIEGEEEIASKNLPAFVEKYKDKLQADTIVLSDTQMQGPGKPALMYGLRGLAGFEITVDGANSDLHSGLFGGAVQNPIHALSKLLSSFHDQNGRVAVEGFYDRVIELSDKEREAFKQVEPDESKVRSDLHVETLYGENGFTFYEQTTSRPTLEITSVSGGFQGEGIKPIIPNRASAKIACRLVAAQVPEEIMDAVEHHIHALSLPGVKVTLDRQLRGNPFITPIDEPVMVAAAEAYEDTYGVWPVYTRSGGSIPIVEVLGRVLDAPVVLLGFGLPGENLHAPNEHFHLVNWDKGTETISRFWLKLAAMYE, encoded by the coding sequence ATGATTGAAACGATCAAAAACTATTTGAATGAGCAAAGGGACCAACACATAGAGGAATTAATGCAGTTTTTGCGGATTCCAAGCATAAGTGCAGTCGCCGAGCATCAATCAGACATAAACCGCTGTGCAGAATGGACGGCTCAGTCTTTGAAACAAGCCGGTCTTGAGAACATTGAAATTATGGCTACTGGGGGACATCCTGTTGTCTATGCAGACTGGTTACATGCTCCGGGTAAGCCAACTGTACTTGTCTACGGACATTATGATGTTCAACCGGCTGAGCCGCTGGAGCTGTGGAACACACCCCCATTTGAGCCTGTAATTCAAGATGGCAAGCTATTTGGCCGCGGCAGCACCGATGATAAAGGTCAGCTGTTGCTTTACGCCAAAGTGATTGAAGCTTTTTTACGAACGCACGGCAGTCTGCCTGTTAATGTGAAGTTTTGTATTGAGGGTGAAGAAGAGATTGCAAGTAAGAACCTGCCTGCCTTTGTGGAAAAGTATAAAGATAAATTACAAGCCGATACCATTGTTCTTTCCGATACTCAAATGCAAGGACCAGGAAAACCTGCACTTATGTATGGACTTCGCGGGCTTGCTGGGTTTGAAATTACGGTGGATGGCGCAAATAGCGACCTGCATTCGGGCCTGTTCGGCGGCGCTGTTCAAAATCCAATTCACGCTTTATCAAAGCTGCTGAGTTCGTTCCATGATCAAAATGGTCGCGTAGCGGTGGAAGGCTTCTATGATCGCGTCATTGAACTCTCTGACAAAGAGCGTGAAGCTTTTAAACAAGTAGAACCTGACGAGAGCAAGGTTCGATCCGATTTACATGTTGAAACGTTATATGGGGAAAATGGGTTCACGTTCTACGAACAAACGACTTCCAGACCGACTTTGGAAATCACATCCGTGAGCGGTGGCTTTCAGGGTGAAGGCATTAAACCAATCATTCCTAATCGTGCGAGTGCTAAAATTGCTTGCCGTCTCGTTGCTGCACAAGTGCCCGAGGAAATCATGGATGCGGTTGAACATCATATCCATGCCCTCTCTTTGCCTGGCGTCAAAGTGACCCTAGACCGCCAGCTACGCGGAAATCCTTTTATCACACCAATTGACGAGCCTGTCATGGTAGCTGCTGCGGAAGCTTATGAGGATACGTATGGCGTTTGGCCTGTATACACACGAAGCGGAGGTTCAATCCCGATTGTTGAAGTGTTAGGACGCGTATTAGATGCGCCCGTCGTGCTGCTTGGCTTTGGTTTGCCAGGTGAGAACCTGCACGCACCGAATGAGCATTTCCATTTGGTCAATTGGGACAAAGGTACAGAAACCATCAGTCGTTTCTGGCTGAAACTTGCCGCAATGTATGAATAA
- a CDS encoding ABC transporter ATP-binding protein: MITCEGLVKIYKTDEIEVVALQGLNIQIDAGELMAIIGNSGSGKSTLLNILGGLDRPSAGQVKVGDWDLLKITDKQLVDYKRHTVGFIWQNNARNLVSYLTALENVEMPMMLSGNYDPVYAKQLLEWVGLGHRLNNKLQELSGGEQQRVAIAISLANRPRLLLADEPTGSVDTKTADMILSIFQRLNKELGVTIVIVTHDMSMAGKVGRVVAIRDGMTSSEFIARNPSISALDGTSTGLTGEDHEEYVVLDRAGRLQVPKAYLSALQIDGKATMEFDGEKIMIKAPKDLTTSEGIERMEANSQTVGGNQNDKDFS, from the coding sequence GTGATTACTTGCGAGGGCTTAGTCAAAATTTATAAAACAGACGAGATTGAAGTTGTCGCTTTGCAAGGGCTAAACATTCAGATCGACGCCGGTGAGCTTATGGCCATTATTGGGAATAGCGGAAGCGGCAAGTCCACATTGCTGAACATATTAGGAGGGCTTGATCGCCCATCTGCAGGTCAAGTGAAAGTTGGCGATTGGGATTTATTGAAGATTACCGACAAGCAGTTAGTTGATTACAAACGACATACAGTCGGCTTCATCTGGCAAAATAATGCGAGAAATCTCGTCTCGTACCTCACCGCGCTCGAGAATGTGGAAATGCCAATGATGCTCAGCGGGAACTATGACCCTGTCTATGCGAAACAGCTGCTTGAGTGGGTAGGCCTTGGCCACCGCTTGAATAACAAGCTGCAAGAACTGTCTGGTGGTGAACAGCAGCGCGTAGCGATTGCGATTTCACTTGCAAACCGTCCGCGTTTGCTGCTTGCGGATGAACCGACAGGGTCGGTGGATACGAAGACGGCAGATATGATTCTTTCTATTTTCCAGCGGCTGAATAAGGAATTGGGAGTGACGATTGTCATAGTTACCCACGATATGTCTATGGCAGGTAAAGTAGGGCGAGTCGTTGCCATTCGAGATGGCATGACAAGTTCGGAGTTTATTGCTCGCAATCCTTCGATTTCGGCGCTTGATGGAACATCGACTGGGCTCACGGGTGAAGACCATGAGGAGTATGTGGTGCTGGACCGCGCAGGACGACTGCAGGTTCCTAAGGCTTACTTGAGCGCTCTACAAATTGACGGTAAAGCTACGATGGAGTTTGACGGTGAGAAAATTATGATTAAAGCACCGAAAGATCTAACTACGAGTGAAGGTATCGAACGAATGGAAGCAAATTCACAAACCGTTGGAGGAAACCAAAATGACAAAGATTTCTCGTAA
- a CDS encoding ABC transporter ATP-binding protein — translation MASWFRKRSSLDALAIDEEPQSDEHSSRLSQLHAPLLTVSGVHRSFQVGGQKLEVLKGIEMELKPLSLVMLKGRSGSGKTTLLNLIGGLDQPNEGEILFQKNAFHLSSDDERTLIRRKEIGFIFQSYALMPLLSAWENVELALRMAGIPRSQWKERVKHCLELVGLGKRMHHRPYELSGGEQQRVAIAKAIAHRPSLILADEPTAELDSQMGAQIMSVFRSIMKAEQVTICMTTHDPTILEVADHVYEMVDGRFVT, via the coding sequence ATGGCAAGCTGGTTTCGAAAAAGAAGCTCTTTGGATGCTTTAGCTATCGATGAAGAGCCGCAATCTGATGAACATTCCTCTCGTCTCAGCCAACTCCATGCTCCTTTATTAACGGTGAGTGGGGTACACCGCTCCTTTCAAGTTGGAGGCCAAAAGTTAGAGGTACTGAAAGGGATTGAGATGGAGCTCAAACCGCTGTCGCTTGTCATGCTCAAAGGCCGATCTGGCTCAGGGAAAACAACGCTGCTTAATTTAATCGGGGGGCTCGATCAGCCGAATGAGGGGGAAATTTTGTTTCAAAAGAACGCATTTCATCTCAGCAGTGACGATGAACGGACGTTGATTCGCCGCAAGGAAATTGGCTTTATTTTTCAATCCTATGCGTTAATGCCCTTGTTGTCTGCTTGGGAAAATGTGGAGCTAGCGCTGCGAATGGCGGGTATTCCGCGTTCTCAGTGGAAAGAGCGAGTGAAGCATTGTCTGGAGCTCGTTGGGCTTGGCAAGCGGATGCACCATCGCCCATATGAGCTCTCCGGTGGTGAGCAGCAGCGAGTCGCGATTGCAAAGGCGATTGCGCATCGGCCTTCCCTTATTCTGGCGGATGAGCCAACGGCTGAGCTAGATTCTCAGATGGGTGCGCAGATTATGTCCGTTTTCCGCAGCATCATGAAAGCTGAGCAAGTCACAATATGTATGACAACTCATGACCCAACAATTTTGGAGGTTGCCGATCATGTTTACGAAATGGTGGACGGAAGATTCGTCACGTAA
- a CDS encoding efflux RND transporter periplasmic adaptor subunit, which yields MFTKWWTEDSSRNWTMKPLAALLVCSTLLIASGCSLLPKEQEEESLPTINPPKLSKKPEYTVKTDTLETKVRGSGRLMALQEEKLFFSEDMSAKRISAILVKNGDSVEKGQPIAELDVTDMASDLKRKKLQTRKDELTMIETLRKADEMSPEQIEQAKIDFELKREELTKLETQVGKAQLLAPFSGTIVSVTAKKGDTVKTGESVATLADLNELTVAASITADDAKKVAIGMDVQVDINSAGQHKGKVKQLPNPQAGNNNNNGGFPGQGGQGEQDTIDNYLVVQLSEFPKGLNRGTPLSVTIITQRKENATTIPLAALRSYSGRNYVQVIDNQGNKKEVDVEIGQQTSTDVEIVKGLTAGQKVVGR from the coding sequence ATGTTTACGAAATGGTGGACGGAAGATTCGTCACGTAATTGGACGATGAAGCCTTTAGCAGCACTGCTTGTATGTTCGACATTACTAATTGCTTCTGGCTGTTCACTTTTGCCTAAGGAGCAGGAGGAAGAATCGCTTCCTACGATTAACCCGCCTAAGCTTTCCAAAAAACCTGAATATACGGTGAAAACAGATACCCTTGAAACGAAAGTGCGAGGGAGTGGGCGCTTAATGGCTTTGCAAGAGGAAAAGCTGTTTTTCTCCGAAGATATGTCGGCCAAACGGATCAGTGCCATTCTTGTGAAAAATGGGGATTCCGTCGAAAAGGGGCAGCCTATCGCGGAGCTTGATGTAACGGATATGGCAAGTGATTTGAAGCGGAAGAAGCTTCAAACACGTAAGGATGAGCTTACGATGATCGAAACGCTGCGGAAAGCGGATGAAATGTCACCTGAGCAAATCGAGCAGGCAAAGATTGATTTCGAGTTGAAGCGTGAAGAATTGACCAAGCTTGAAACGCAAGTTGGTAAAGCGCAGCTGCTTGCTCCGTTCAGCGGAACCATCGTCTCGGTAACAGCCAAGAAAGGCGATACAGTGAAGACCGGAGAATCCGTTGCGACTCTCGCCGATTTGAATGAATTAACCGTGGCCGCAAGTATTACTGCAGATGATGCGAAGAAAGTAGCCATTGGCATGGACGTGCAGGTGGATATTAATTCGGCCGGCCAGCATAAGGGGAAAGTGAAGCAGCTGCCGAATCCGCAAGCTGGGAACAACAATAATAACGGCGGGTTTCCTGGGCAAGGTGGGCAAGGCGAGCAGGATACGATTGATAATTATTTAGTCGTTCAGCTTAGTGAGTTCCCGAAAGGGCTGAATCGAGGAACACCCTTGAGTGTCACGATTATTACACAACGAAAAGAAAATGCCACGACGATCCCTCTGGCTGCACTTCGCTCGTATTCAGGTCGGAATTATGTCCAAGTCATTGATAATCAAGGGAATAAGAAGGAAGTGGACGTGGAAATCGGTCAGCAGACGTCAACGGATGTGGAGATTGTAAAAGGTCTTACAGCTGGACAGAAAGTAGTGGGTCGCTAA
- a CDS encoding ABC transporter substrate-binding protein — MTKISRKMLATTLTLAMVAPLAVACTKGEKTDDKQERVLKIATSMMYGGDDEYFRQQFTEIFEFANPNIKIEMIPTMDEKYRYGNIQPGEKMPDPMEKLKEVMQGDNPPDVVMLGYEQLPDMIESNMLTQLDPRITKDKFDTAGIVPAVIDGMKNAGGGKLYALAPTFSSSALIYNKKMFTDAGVDFPKDGMTWDETFDLSKRLVKGEGDSRINGFAFNTQSQGGDLFYGMQMYTAPLQLKMFDDAGEKMTVDTDQWEKVWTKMAQMQKEKVFPEMMDPQKQMNRQYDQNNPFAYDDFMSGRLAMAIINYGQIQQLTNANKNAANFKGYTPIEWDVVTIPSHPEAKGVGGSIYMNGIMGINAKAQNPDDAWKFIKFINGEDWAKLKSHSSYNLVARSKYLKPKDGLDFHMEAFYNVTPAPMENNMKIYRTNPNIYQVQEIGHTQFMNVLQGKTTAREALKQWQTQGDAMLKQMKENPNTPMNPMIQQAVPAG; from the coding sequence ATGACAAAGATTTCTCGTAAAATGCTTGCTACAACCCTAACACTGGCTATGGTAGCTCCACTAGCTGTTGCTTGTACCAAAGGGGAAAAAACGGACGATAAACAGGAGCGTGTACTTAAGATCGCTACTTCTATGATGTACGGAGGGGATGACGAGTATTTCAGACAACAATTCACCGAAATATTTGAATTCGCCAATCCGAATATCAAGATTGAAATGATTCCAACGATGGATGAGAAGTACCGTTATGGCAACATTCAACCTGGCGAGAAAATGCCTGATCCCATGGAGAAGCTGAAGGAAGTCATGCAGGGGGATAATCCGCCGGATGTGGTTATGCTTGGTTATGAACAGCTGCCGGATATGATTGAAAGCAACATGCTTACACAGTTAGATCCACGAATAACGAAAGATAAATTTGACACTGCCGGGATCGTTCCAGCGGTTATCGATGGTATGAAAAATGCTGGCGGCGGGAAGCTTTACGCACTTGCTCCGACATTCAGCTCTTCTGCACTCATTTATAATAAGAAAATGTTCACAGATGCGGGCGTCGATTTTCCGAAGGATGGGATGACATGGGATGAGACCTTCGATCTTTCCAAACGCCTTGTTAAAGGGGAAGGGGACAGCCGCATTAATGGTTTCGCATTTAATACGCAATCGCAAGGCGGGGATTTGTTCTATGGTATGCAAATGTACACAGCTCCCTTGCAATTAAAAATGTTCGACGATGCTGGTGAGAAAATGACGGTGGATACGGACCAATGGGAAAAAGTTTGGACAAAAATGGCTCAAATGCAAAAAGAGAAGGTATTCCCGGAGATGATGGATCCGCAGAAGCAAATGAACCGACAATATGATCAAAATAATCCTTTTGCGTACGATGATTTCATGTCTGGCCGCTTGGCCATGGCGATTATCAATTATGGCCAAATTCAACAGCTTACGAATGCGAACAAAAATGCAGCCAATTTTAAAGGCTACACACCAATCGAATGGGATGTCGTAACGATCCCTTCCCACCCGGAAGCAAAAGGTGTTGGCGGATCCATCTATATGAATGGTATTATGGGTATAAATGCCAAAGCGCAAAACCCTGATGATGCTTGGAAATTCATCAAGTTCATTAATGGCGAAGATTGGGCAAAATTGAAATCTCATAGCTCTTATAACTTAGTTGCACGCTCCAAATATTTGAAGCCCAAAGATGGATTGGACTTCCATATGGAAGCTTTCTACAATGTGACACCAGCTCCAATGGAAAATAACATGAAAATTTATCGCACGAATCCTAACATTTATCAGGTACAAGAAATTGGTCATACCCAGTTTATGAATGTCCTTCAAGGGAAAACGACAGCTCGCGAAGCGCTCAAGCAATGGCAAACTCAGGGAGATGCGATGCTTAAACAAATGAAGGAAAATCCGAATACGCCTATGAACCCGATGATACAACAGGCTGTACCTGCTGGCTAA
- a CDS encoding nitroreductase family protein gives MNDFESVVKSRRSVSKFTQGIDISQKELEQIFSLVKFAPSAYNLQHANYVVVTDPLMKQKVYEASYKQYKIQSSSAVIVVLGDLEAYKDSARINEGLFHLGFFSKQELDAEVQQVTHFYEERGEPFKRDEAIRNASLSAMLFMLTAKNQGWDTCPMIGFEADKLIEALQLEERYVPAMLITIGKEDTSSQRPRGYRKPIGEFVKYV, from the coding sequence TTGAATGATTTTGAATCGGTTGTAAAATCTAGACGATCTGTGAGCAAATTCACGCAAGGGATCGATATTTCACAAAAAGAATTAGAGCAAATTTTTTCCCTGGTTAAGTTTGCTCCATCCGCTTATAACTTGCAGCATGCAAATTATGTTGTTGTCACAGATCCTTTGATGAAACAGAAGGTCTATGAAGCGTCTTACAAACAGTACAAAATTCAGAGCTCGTCCGCAGTTATTGTGGTCCTTGGTGATTTGGAAGCGTATAAGGATTCTGCAAGAATTAATGAAGGACTTTTCCATTTGGGCTTCTTTAGTAAACAAGAGCTAGATGCCGAAGTACAGCAAGTGACACATTTCTATGAAGAACGGGGAGAGCCGTTCAAGCGAGATGAAGCGATTCGGAATGCAAGTCTATCGGCTATGTTATTTATGCTTACTGCGAAAAATCAAGGCTGGGACACTTGTCCGATGATCGGTTTTGAGGCAGACAAGCTCATAGAGGCTCTTCAATTAGAGGAACGCTATGTTCCAGCTATGTTAATTACGATTGGGAAAGAAGATACGTCCAGCCAGCGGCCGCGCGGTTATCGTAAACCGATTGGTGAGTTTGTTAAATATGTTTAA